taCACTTTTATCAGATTATGTGAGAAAGAACTTTATTTTTGGCAgtattgattcaaattatcATGAGATcttgataaatatttctaaaagtttcttaattaaaaatgaatatatcGATcatcatattattattggattatCATTCTTAAAACAAGGGATCGATAATTTGGTTGATTATATTGATAAACAAGAACAAATTGATACAATAAAAGAACTAATACTCGAATATTTGAATGTTATTCAGagatttgaaaaagaattccaatattttgttttgatCAAAGAAAGTAATTTGGCTAAACAAGTTTTCtgtgaaatattattaacatttttaAATGAGAAGATTACCCAATATCTGAAAAGTGATCATGAATTTGCTTCTTTTGTCGTTGGAataatttctcaaattatACAATATTCTCCAGAAAGCATTAAAAAAGTATCTTTATctcaatatattcaaagtaAATCATTGGAAAGATTGGATCTTTTGATTTGTAGTTTATTGGAATATTGTTTAAAAGATGAACATTCTAAAAGatcaaattctaatttcaaattaaataatgattcaGATACCGTATTTAATGAGCAAATAATCTTGGAATGGATTTATTGTGATTTGAATCTagttaatattgaaatctTGAATGATCAAAAAGAAGTTGAATAtacatttaataaagatcTTATTTGTCAAACTTTAAGatatttagaaattaatagaaatagattaaaaagaaatcatCATGAAGAAATGGATCTTGATATTCTATTTAAGACTGAGATTTACTTGATTAGAATATTagattttggaattaaacTGAGATATACTcaatttaaagatttagaaccaattttgaattactttGAAATTACTGAAGAAACTAATAATAGAGTTGAAATCTCCaagtttattttaaatcCTATGATCATATCTTCAATTACAAGTCTTTTTTCaagtattaaaataaaatcaaagaatAAAGACTCAATGGATCACTCAAAATCATACTTTAAAATTTGTAAGatcttattttctatttataTGAATTTGGCAAAAAATACACATGGTGGTATCGatcaaaagaattataCAATAAAATCAACattttattctttgaatCTATTTGTTAACCATAGCTTACAAGATTGTATATATTTTGATCATTCTAGTAAAGAAAGAATGAAAGGTATCTTATTCAAGATCTTAATAAGTGAACAAATTAAAGAGATTGTTGAgacaaataaatttaatcaaataCATGAGATACTTGATTTTATGGAGAAACTTCATAATGATGTTATTTATTGCCAAAACGTACATAGATTTAAAAAGAGTCAAGGAATTTTCATGATCATTAGATATTATCTAAATATGAACCAAGACTCTCAATCTGAAGATCTTgaacaattaattaaacatcttttgaagaatcaattatttgataCAAGAACAAATGTTTATAAGGATTTACTTCTTAATGTTCAAAATGAAATGgaaattttaatgaaatttgaAGATCATGATCATAATAATCATGGATTTGAAACAAGAAAAGTTATTCTTGAGAATCTTATATTAATGACAAAAACtatcatttatttcttaaataaAACTTTATTAACTAcagaaataaaatcaaatgaATCTCAAGATTtacttgaattatttgatagcttaattttaattaaaactttaatgaataaaaaaatcttaaaaAAACTCGGTACCGTACTAAAAAATAACGAGACAGATCTTGAAATGAATGAAAAACTTAAATCCAGAATTGacaaattagaaaaagagTATTTAATCAATTCAATAGGATTGGATAAAGATTTTCAACATTATGATAATGAGGAATATGTTATTAAGACTATTCAAAAAGATATTgatcaattaattcaaagtattattgaagatgatAGTATGAAGAAATATCTTATTGTTCATTGGGATTTATCTAAAGATTCAGGTTTTGAagttttaaagaatttaagaaaaagattctattctttattaataagtaataaaattgattctttgggtattattttaaaagaatcTTTAGATAAGAAGCTTAAAATTTCTATAGATTTTAGatcttcttcaattaataatcatGATCAAGTAAAACAAGAATCTAATGTATTTAATACAATACAATATCTTTTAGATATTATGATTTCTagtaaagaatttaaaaattcattcaaatatagATCAAAAACCCAAAAAGATCTTCATGTATTAGATGAGAGTATGGATACTGGTACTGAATCAGAAagtgaagaaaatgaaaaagaagatttgAGATCAAAGTTGAAGTTATGGATCAAAAATTGGTATATTATAGATTTAATTCTCAAAGTTGTTAAAACACAAGGAGAAGAAAGACAAAAAgatcaatttaataaattaatcttttcaaaaattatgaGTTTCTATAATAGTCAAGAAAATATGCATGATGGATATGGAATAGTTTTCAAGATCCCATTAATACAGAATTTCTTATTAGAGaagatttcaaaattagaaaagaCTGATACTATAACTATCTTAAATGAAATACAAATTATTCTTGAAGATACAATACGTACAATCAAACttttaaatagtaattcaaatatttttgaatatattcatattcTAGAGGATAGAAAAGTCAAAtctatattaatttctatgATAACTTCAAGTTACAAAGATTtagataatgatgaaaatgatgaatttaaaacaagaaaagCTTTATTACTACCTTATTTAGCTTTGTTAAATACATTACTAAGTTCAAATATTGGTTCAGTAATGATGAATGCAGAAACAAGAAAGGAGATCTTAATAAATGTATTATTACATGATAGTATGGTACCGTATTATGatcttaatatattaacaaaTCTATTAAAGAGTGAAAGAACGAGAAAatctaaatttaatacaaGAAAAGAGAAATATAAACAAGATAAATCTTTAGAAAATcatattgaagatttaaCAATGttagataaaaataaaagtaatagtAATCacaaattgaatttttatttggaagaattggacaaaaatattaactcTTCATCtggaatattaatagaaggAGGTACTTTGGAGAATTATTTAGTAAGAATTCTCTTAATTTATTGTAATTTAACAAGTTCACCAACATCTCATTCTTATAATGAGGACTTTATTGGAGGATATAGTCAAGTACTTAAAGAGATTTCTtcagaattattttcaaaattaaatttagaagAAGGTACCGGTAttaaaaagatattaaaagatcatggaataaatatatattattcaaaattgacCAATTTAGTTTTAATtgtttcattttcattaaatttcaTGGATGCTGGTAAATTGATTACAGAAAAGTCATTTATTGAAAGATTTTCTcaattttatcttttattggtgaatttattaataataaacttcTCAAAATTACATTCAATTAAGGAGACAGAATTGAAAATGTTAGAAGAAGATTCTACAGATTCTAAGATTGGAAATAGTTTAGAAAAGTTATCAGGTAGAAAAAGAACAGAGGAGGAGAAAGatgataattataataggagaaataatatgaaaagtaataataataatagaggAAAAGAGGAATCTTTGAATggttttatttcaaatatatttggaGTAGATGTATTATTATCCCATGGTTGTGTGAATCCAAAATGGTTTGATTTAGATATTAAAGATCTTAAGAAATTATCAAACTTAAAATCGAATAATACATTTACAAATTTGAAGATCTGGAAATTAGAATCAAGTATTTCAACTTTAATATCagtatttgtattaaaacTGAATGCAAAAAGATTAAGagaatttatattattaataaaaagattgATTCATAGAAATGGTGAGAGTTTTCTTTCAAAAGTAAGTTCAATGACAAAGAAATCTGATGATTCAAAGACTGCAAGTAATTCTGATAAGAAGGCAATAAAAGATCTATATGAAGAGATTTCTTCTTCAGAAAGTTCaacattaattaaagatatttattcttgcagaatttggattttaattttattagcAGTATTTGAATCAACAGGTGAATATGGTATATATTGTCTTATAGATGACGTGGCATTGGATGTGAAATCAATTTGTGATTTAACTCAAATGAATGCTTTAACATGCGTTCAGAATATTACAATATCTcaatatagaaatattcATAGTCCAAGTAAAAGATCACCAAATCATCAACAGATTGCTAATTTGAGTCATTTAGATAATGAGCTTGGTTGGTACTGGTACCATTTAggtatatataatttaatattaataaagataatttatttaaatttatcagTACAAAATGAAGAATCAAAAGATGTACCAAATTCAATAGAAGATTATTTAGTAAATCCAATAGTTACAAATTTGGATATGTTTGCTTTATTTGAGCCAGGCTCAACTAAAAATTTAACAGGCTGTGGAAAACAATGGGATCTTATTTTGAGTGATATTTGGATTCATTCAATAAGATGTTTTAGAagtaatgatttaatattggctggaattattagattattggtgaataaaataagaaatGGTAATGATCAGGTTAGAATGTTCTCAGCAGAAGTTTTACTTAAGCTTTGGAAGGATGAAATATGTTCGATTACAATTTTGTCTCATTTATCAGATATTCTTCCTACAATTAAGGAACTTCTAAGTGACCATTCTGAGGAgatgattaatattactaaatCAATAGTCAAAAAGATTGAAGAAAGAACAGGAGAAGATATTTCCAAACAACTTTGCtagtaaattattaatagagaaaaaaaagaggtACCTAAATGAGCCTTCATGCATGCATGCGTATGAatatgcatgcatgcatacCGTGACACGTAATTGTATATAAACATAAAATTTAGATTTTCTATCCATTATTTCCgtgtttattatttatttgttgatttgatttgattttttgttCTCTtactaattaattaaagtaaAAGTTTTGATGATTAGGGCGAAATGAGTGTAATTATAATTCGTTCATAATGGCGGAATGATGGAAAGAGCAGTAAAGATATATTGTGGTTGGATGATGCggtaaatataatttagatGATAAAGAATAGAATAagttaattcaaatattacaaaattaatttgcCCTTTCCACTGCTTTAATAACTTCCTTTGCATTTTCCGACCATTTTCTGAATGTTTCAATAGCATCAGTAATAAAGCTATTAGAAGTCTCATCAGCATCTTTAAGTTGTTTATCAACTTGGGAAATCTGTGTTTGAAGTTCATGGAACTCTTTTGTAAGTTGATCCAGATTTGTTCTAAGCTTGgaatttaattctaatagAAATTTCTCCTCTTCAACAATAATAAGTGATTTAGCTTTTTCAACCACAGGAACCAATCTATCAACCATTAAACACTCTTCCTTATCTTTTTGAGTATGTATTCTAGCAAGATCAGCAGCTGATAGCTTATATACTTCCTGTCCAAGCTCTTCAACTAAAGCTAATCTCTCATCCACAATATCTAACTTATATTgaatcttgaatttttctgaatttaTACGAAAAATTTCAATCAATTTGAGTTTGAGCTCGTGTAAAAAGCACTTATATTTGCTCATAATATCCATATAGACATCATTTGGAAGATCTCCAAATGGCCGAATGATATCTGTCAGTGATGGAATACTTGAAACTACTCCAACCAATTCTTTTTCCCCCTTCTTGctatcattttcattctCTCCAAATCTCCATTTACTTCCCCATTCTGTATCGCTATCCTTATTCCTATTCAATTTACTTTCTCCAGTTACCTGGATTGTGTTAgcatctttattttcatcaataataaaaccTTTCGTCTTCCCAATCCATTGATTGAGAATTTGATGATATCTCGAAgctttcattttttcttgtcTCACAttaatctttaatttattctaaaataattaaatctcATGAGAAAGAAATCTTTACcaatataatattactaaaCCCCACCCCAACAGCTTCCGCTTCCTCTTTTCTTAAGCCCTTTGTACCGAATCTCACTTATGAAAGAACAcagtaaaaaaaaatgcaactttttttcaatagCAAAAATCTTTGCCAAGTTCACCGTCCTTTATCCGCTCTATTCTCCAATTCCTCCACccttaaattcaaaaaaaaaaaaaatcaacaaTGCTTTCTAAAAAATTATACTTATGGGGGCTCAAGAAAAGCCCGCCCTAAAACATACCGGCTCCCCacattgcatgcatgctTGTGGCGCCTGTTTGCTTGCAATGACTAACTATAAAAGCGTAAAACGGTTTTAAGGTTTAAAAAAGGAGAATCAGAGTTCTCACTATTTTTTAGGTTTCTGTTTCTGTTTTTGGCGGTGATTGCTCTGTCTGGAAGATGCTACAGCTGCAGCAGATGCCTCAAGTGTTGGGAGCCCAGGAATAACATACTCATTCTTGGGCTTTTGTTGTACATTAACAACAGTTGGGACATTATTGGAATCTCTAGCAGCTCTCATCCTCTCAGCGAATCCACTACTTGCCCATTTTGGTCTGTAGATTTGTTTTTCTGGCTGAGGTTTTGAGTTAAATTCCCTTCCAGGAGAAACTGATCTATATTTCACTGAGCGTCTATAATCAGCAGTCTTTGGAGACCAATAAGCTGAGTAAAGTGTGTCGAAGTTGACTCTTTTAAGCAAATCACCATTATATCTAAAGATCCGAATCGCATTATCTACTCTAAGTCTGGGAGAGGTAGTAGAAGCCAGTAGAAACCTTCCACAAACTGACCATTCAAGAGTAATACAACAAGAAGCATTAGTTTGGCCAATAAGCTTCTGTTTATCAAGATCCCAAATATCTAGATCTCCTGCAAGGTTTCCAAACCCTCCATATGCAAACCATTTTCCTGAAGGGTTCCATCTAATTGTATTTCTTCTGGATTTCCCAAAGCTAACTTTAGGAGAGCCATCAATCCCACTATTCAAAGTCAGCTCTGGAGGAATAATTCCCTTACATAAGAGAAATTCATTGGATTTTGGAGACCAAGCAACATCATTCACAGGACCTTCTTCTGGTGGAACAACCACTTGATGTCTTAGACTCAGCTTCTCTGAGGGTTTAAAACCATCGcttccatttttatttccattttcaAGATCATTATTTCCTCCTTTATTTCCTTTCCAAGCACTATTTGCCACAACAGTCTTAGAGTTTTGAATTCGAAGTAGATGCAGACTTGAAGATCCAAAATAAGATTTTCCCAAAGTTTCACCTTCAATTTGAGCAAACACTAAAATACTATCCCCTGAGTTATTCCAAGAAACTTGACATGTTTGAGCTTCTTTTACACAAACTTGTCCAATTGAGCTAAGCTGGATCTCTTTTTTGCTGTCCATCTCTGCATGGTATACATATACATCCATATTTTGTGCAGATTGGGGAGTTACTACTGTAAAGTTCAAGCTACTCAATTTAGATCCTTCTTCTCCTAAATCACTTCCTCCATCAATCTCGTTAGAAACTGAAAGTTGTATActttttgagaaatttaaAGTTCCTATAGGATTTTCCAGGCTTTCAGTATCgcttttaaatattgatacaCTGGTATCTTGGACTTTAAATACAAAGATCTCATTATTACTCCATCTATATGGAGGCCAAGTACTAAGAACTTTTGCACTGTTTGTTTTAAAAGGAAAAGAAAACAGTAATTTTACATTTTCCTTCAGTTTGTAAACTTGTAGgttattttcattctttcCTTGTTCAAATACTGTTAAAACCAATAAATAACTTCCTAATGGTGAATATTGCAACTTTCTAACTGGGAAATCATTCTCTATCTTAAGCTCCTTATTAACTTCACCTTCTCCTTTTGTTATTAAAATCACAGAATTCTTTGAATCCTTTGGTACAAAACAGTATCCTCTTCCTTGGGGTTCTTGGGCATAAATTTCAACACCTTCCAAAAATGGAATTGGATTGTTAACTGTTAATTCTTCAGAATTTACGTCATTCTTTGTCATTCCTCTAAGCCTATATACTCCTCCTTTTCCCAAACACACTATCTCGTCGTCATATTCCACCGCTCTAGACATTTTCCAACTCTAATTACAATAAGTTTTCTTTATAATACAACTAGaaactaatattatataatctttctttaattaaaacaaaaatttgtttCCTCCTTCCCTTGTAGTCTCCTCCCACTCTCTTTttatttctctttctctAACCTTCGTGATCTCGTACTTTCCTTTTTCTAGGTAATCCGAGCTCAAGATCCTAAAATCTTCCTATTCCGTTCTCCGTAGTTTTCCAGCTTTTCTTCTCTCAGGGAATCCTATTTCTATTCTCCCCAAGTCTTATTTCCCTTTTTTTTCCtattttactattatttattaattttttttcaaagcTTTAGACGTATACCGGCGTCTCCCGcctaaatgaaaataaagtgGGAATGAGAAATAAGGCagagaaaataaatcaagGTTGAGGATTAaagaatagaaaaaaagtgaTTAAAGTAGTAgagaataatataattgggagtaaatagtaattttgtgtatatatttatatgaaCACGTATATACAAATTCATTAGGTGATTGTGATCCAGTATTTGATCTTGTTATTTGTGTCTCAAAATCACTATCTTTGCCTATTTAGCCTTTGAATCagtaaatataaatattaaatatatatatataaggTAACCGGGTACTATGACTTAAGAATTAAAGCAGGCTTTATTTCTCTACTTTGTTactttaaaaaagaagaaaat
This Cryptosporidium parvum Iowa II chromosome 7, whole genome shotgun sequence DNA region includes the following protein-coding sequences:
- a CDS encoding hypothetical protein (transcripts identified by EST); amino-acid sequence: MSTELQKQINFQLRNNELTFLSQRALKVNRNKKERISFLFDTSNTEFHSRKGLKPDNRIPIYEDLGRLRYLAEQGLMELESLNPRISHESFNEFFENTDVPSIQMLTKQEAGEMLRKLERLIDFLVPYFLLESAKICIEYLIQAYDINVLLGEYLFYSFLPYHDMAEFCQLIRTLDIPENSEIKGLVDSIKTTRTVITSRSYLSSILIRNPALFKNIVIFWEKRLETFQLTKNIPLTNLITWLVIEIIEDLSRSKDLKNLHIFLESIIEIIIFGTCLKGSQYEELRSTGYCILYKLSTPLLSLSNETQVRIIDELFKSISRNQTYSPNYLSETILLMNHILTQFGTLTHYEYLDHEISEFIIENQAIFISAFKQLSEWESDFLQILALITKSIINFGVNQDQSFSRPCLNFFESILNCLGNSSSLLLMDERQSKMIKVIILSLIDVYSQDQIQNPFFGNIIKILHTNYPSELLSALSFSLNVSSSPQSQLFELKEKAQMFVDIVLKEEEEAKSDSGILQSKEGESSRMFLTLLNSQDKSVLNSCLDMIINLIKKSSKNPSEITQFEKRVFELSLRHFLGSFNDESGKQNNFGEEYALKILSLPQTIEISKFLDLEDIPSQDQGHRDLQKQWRVNLIFKSFLFYFKSKITSGYSTLIKYFSKEISSELNLKDHQNGNFNIEAMIMESTFSHIFGQNFETNLMDLFKSFSIILENDTFELKNQMNNLDVILMENSDIFIPLFTLISHENLSFSQDLKKSSTRLLALMYKNDQINTYFKQILFKSSVNCLEISLILLSLKKLNLDLRSSYLLPNHSFSKFGIYLNNDQEIISLLETLYYKFYYYISSAIRPLKNDKKISNQLVGIYILIIFRSTLQIVSSRRDHFILYYKLLNISLVDTLDIGILSTNHLGLPLFQMINSCFDSNNEKKNKKISILVINLTRNLFNILSQSGSASFNLDYLNNDQSYSIFYGKNVYLDTLISHSYSFLEIITSKLPVLQDSKNNTFSVSNLLEILYSILSYAIIPAFLDQKSISIKMASFRLCKAIQDKLNPINIEKVFGNSNLKFSDILLSYNNSNDTGTDFNYTNNHLRSCYLNKFGPKIHQVLEVIDSLLNHQSEVIVENNFQNLFEIIFKDNNKSINIPGTLLMLNLVMTFEMAFTSKFIQKIDLNYTLLSDYVRKNFIFGSIDSNYHEILINISKSFLIKNEYIDHHIIIGLSFLKQGIDNLVDYIDKQEQIDTIKELILEYLNVIQRFEKEFQYFVLIKESNLAKQVFCEILLTFLNEKITQYLKSDHEFASFVVGIISQIIQYSPESIKKVSLSQYIQSKSLERLDLLICSLLEYCLKDEHSKRSNSNFKLNNDSDTVFNEQIILEWIYCDLNLVNIEILNDQKEVEYTFNKDLICQTLRYLEINRNRLKRNHHEEMDLDILFKTEIYLIRILDFGIKLRYTQFKDLEPILNYFEITEETNNRVEISKFILNPMIISSITSLFSSIKIKSKNKDSMDHSKSYFKICKILFSIYMNLAKNTHGGIDQKNYTIKSTFYSLNLFVNHSLQDCIYFDHSSKERMKGILFKILISEQIKEIVETNKFNQIHEILDFMEKLHNDVIYCQNVHRFKKSQGIFMIIRYYLNMNQDSQSEDLEQLIKHLLKNQLFDTRTNVYKDLLLNVQNEMEILMKFEDHDHNNHGFETRKVILENLILMTKTIIYFLNKTLLTTEIKSNESQDLLELFDSLILIKTLMNKKILKKLGTVLKNNETDLEMNEKLKSRIDKLEKEYLINSIGLDKDFQHYDNEEYVIKTIQKDIDQLIQSIIEDDSMKKYLIVHWDLSKDSGFEVLKNLRKRFYSLLISNKIDSLGIILKESLDKKLKISIDFRSSSINNHDQVKQESNVFNTIQYLLDIMISSKEFKNSFKYRSKTQKDLHVLDESMDTGTESESEENEKEDLRSKLKLWIKNWYIIDLILKVVKTQGEERQKDQFNKLIFSKIMSFYNSQENMHDGYGIVFKIPLIQNFLLEKISKLEKTDTITILNEIQIILEDTIRTIKLLNSNSNIFEYIHILEDRKVKSILISMITSSYKDLDNDENDEFKTRKALLLPYLALLNTLLSSNIGSVMMNAETRKEILINVLLHDSMVPYYDLNILTNLLKSERTRKSKFNTRKEKYKQDKSLENHIEDLTMLDKNKSNSNHKLNFYLEELDKNINSSSGILIEGGTLENYLVRILLIYCNLTSSPTSHSYNEDFIGGYSQVLKEISSELFSKLNLEEGTGIKKILKDHGINIYYSKLTNLVLIVSFSLNFMDAGKLITEKSFIERFSQFYLLLVNLLIINFSKLHSIKETELKMLEEDSTDSKIGNSLEKLSGRKRTEEEKDDNYNRRNNMKSNNNNRGKEESLNGFISNIFGVDVLLSHGCVNPKWFDLDIKDLKKLSNLKSNNTFTNLKIWKLESSISTLISVFVLKLNAKRLREFILLIKRLIHRNGESFLSKVSSMTKKSDDSKTASNSDKKAIKDLYEEISSSESSTLIKDIYSCRIWILILLAVFESTGEYGIYCLIDDVALDVKSICDLTQMNALTCVQNITISQYRNIHSPSKRSPNHQQIANLSHLDNELGWYWYHLGIYNLILIKIIYLNLSVQNEESKDVPNSIEDYLVNPIVTNLDMFALFEPGSTKNLTGCGKQWDLILSDIWIHSIRCFRSNDLILAGIIRLLVNKIRNGNDQVRMFSAEVLLKLWKDEICSITILSHLSDILPTIKELLSDHSEEMINITKSIVKKIEERTGEDISKQLC
- a CDS encoding eIF-3A like translation initiation factor that has a WD40 repeat-containing beta propeller → MSRAVEYDDEIVCLGKGGVYRLRGMTKNDVNSEELTVNNPIPFLEGVEIYAQEPQGRGYCFVPKDSKNSVILITKGEGEVNKELKIENDFPVRKLQYSPLGSYLLVLTVFEQGKNENNLQVYKLKENVKLLFSFPFKTNSAKVLSTWPPYRWSNNEIFVFKVQDTSVSIFKSDTESLENPIGTLNFSKSIQLSVSNEIDGGSDLGEEGSKLSSLNFTVVTPQSAQNMDVYVYHAEMDSKKEIQLSSIGQVCVKEAQTCQVSWNNSGDSILVFAQIEGETLGKSYFGSSSLHLLRIQNSKTVVANSAWKGNKGGNNDLENGNKNGSDGFKPSEKLSLRHQVVVPPEEGPVNDVAWSPKSNEFLLCKGIIPPELTLNSGIDGSPKVSFGKSRRNTIRWNPSGKWFAYGGFGNLAGDLDIWDLDKQKLIGQTNASCCITLEWSVCGRFLLASTTSPRLRVDNAIRIFRYNGDLLKRVNFDTLYSAYWSPKTADYRRSVKYRSVSPGREFNSKPQPEKQIYRPKWASSGFAERMRAARDSNNVPTVVNVQQKPKNEYVIPGLPTLEASAAAVASSRQSNHRQKQKQKPKK